From Halorubrum salinarum, the proteins below share one genomic window:
- a CDS encoding acyl-CoA dehydrogenase family protein, with amino-acid sequence MTGARVGSALTDEQAAVRDLVAEFAAEEVRPTAAEADETETFPEEVWDGLAELGLTGLTVPEEYGGFGADETTYAVANEALAHGSLAVATALSVHCLATSCIAEFGTEAQREAWLPEMAETGRPVGMFCLSEPHAGSNPAQMSTTATHDPEADEYVLNGEKQWITNGKRGGVAVVFAKVDDAERDPDDDAVTQFLVPADAEGFEVGKKEEKLGLRASDTTGITFDDCRIPAENRLTEPGKGLSAAFRTLTEGRIGIAAQAVGVAQAALDEATTYAQEREQFDRPIGDIQAIRHKLAEMSTDVSAARLLVREACRQAEAGEDYRVAASKAKYRASEAAMSVTNEAVQIHGGYGYTTEFDVERLYRDAKITEIYEGTTEIQKTIIARGVFGE; translated from the coding sequence ATGACCGGAGCACGCGTCGGATCGGCGCTCACCGACGAGCAGGCGGCCGTCCGCGACCTCGTCGCGGAGTTCGCGGCCGAGGAGGTCCGCCCGACCGCGGCCGAGGCGGACGAGACGGAGACGTTCCCGGAGGAGGTGTGGGACGGGCTCGCGGAGCTGGGCCTGACCGGCCTCACCGTCCCGGAGGAGTACGGCGGCTTCGGCGCCGACGAGACGACCTACGCGGTCGCCAACGAGGCGCTGGCGCACGGGTCGCTCGCGGTCGCCACCGCGCTGTCCGTCCACTGCCTCGCGACCTCCTGTATCGCCGAGTTCGGCACGGAGGCGCAGCGCGAGGCGTGGCTCCCGGAGATGGCGGAGACGGGCCGCCCGGTCGGGATGTTCTGCCTCTCGGAGCCGCACGCGGGGTCGAACCCGGCGCAGATGTCGACGACAGCGACGCACGACCCCGAGGCCGACGAGTACGTCCTGAACGGCGAGAAGCAGTGGATCACCAACGGGAAGCGCGGCGGCGTCGCGGTCGTCTTCGCGAAGGTCGACGACGCGGAGCGCGACCCCGACGACGACGCCGTCACGCAGTTCCTCGTCCCCGCGGACGCCGAGGGGTTCGAGGTCGGAAAGAAGGAGGAGAAGCTGGGGCTCCGCGCCTCGGACACGACCGGGATCACCTTCGACGACTGCCGGATCCCCGCCGAGAACCGGCTCACCGAGCCGGGGAAGGGGCTCTCCGCGGCCTTCCGGACGCTCACCGAGGGGCGGATCGGCATCGCGGCGCAGGCGGTCGGCGTCGCGCAGGCCGCGCTCGACGAGGCGACGACGTACGCGCAGGAGCGCGAGCAGTTCGACCGCCCGATCGGCGACATCCAGGCGATCCGGCACAAGCTCGCGGAGATGTCGACCGACGTGTCGGCCGCGCGGCTCCTCGTCCGCGAGGCGTGCCGGCAGGCGGAGGCGGGGGAGGACTACCGCGTCGCCGCCTCGAAGGCGAAGTACCGCGCCAGCGAGGCCGCGATGTCGGTGACGAACGAGGCGGTCCAGATCCACGGCGGCTACGGCTACACGACCGAGTTCGACGTCGAGCGGCTCTACCGCGACGCGAAGATCACGGAGATATACGAGGGGACGACCGAGATCCAGAAGACGATCATCGCCCGCGGGGTGTTCGGGGAGTGA
- a CDS encoding NUDIX hydrolase, which yields MDDPDDLAWETLGSAVDYTCPGFDVRRDEVRFPDGEADGFHYVDEPPAVVVLPLTPDGDAVVIDEWRQAVGRVNRGIPAGTMEPEDGDGGANGGASEATDPSDDAIERAAARELAEETGYEADSFERLTTVEPTNGMANAVHHHVLATGCEPTADRDLDHNESISVETVPYDDLLAAVVDDGLRDGRAVTAVLWYELLRR from the coding sequence ATGGACGACCCCGACGACCTCGCGTGGGAGACGCTCGGCTCGGCCGTCGACTACACCTGCCCCGGCTTCGACGTGCGGCGCGACGAGGTGCGGTTCCCGGACGGCGAGGCCGACGGGTTCCACTACGTCGACGAGCCGCCGGCGGTCGTGGTGCTGCCGCTGACGCCCGACGGCGACGCCGTCGTCATCGACGAGTGGCGGCAGGCCGTCGGGCGCGTGAACCGCGGGATCCCCGCGGGGACGATGGAGCCCGAAGACGGAGACGGGGGCGCGAACGGCGGGGCGAGCGAGGCGACGGACCCGAGCGACGACGCGATCGAGCGCGCCGCGGCCCGCGAGCTCGCCGAGGAGACCGGGTACGAGGCCGACTCGTTCGAGCGGCTGACGACCGTCGAGCCGACGAACGGGATGGCGAACGCGGTTCACCACCACGTGCTGGCGACCGGCTGCGAGCCGACCGCCGACCGCGACTTAGACCACAACGAGTCTATATCGGTCGAGACGGTGCCGTACGACGACCTCCTCGCCGCGGTCGTCGACGACGGGCTGCGCGACGGGCGGGCCGTCACCGCGGTGCTGTGGTACGAGCTGCTCCGCCGGTGA
- a CDS encoding CPBP family intramembrane glutamic endopeptidase yields MTDPSSRDASPDGGVHDEFDDVDPDPVADDAGGPGNAGGSPAVAVATALLLGVLGPVIALASGVAVFAIDAAAGGLSLVASVVLTLILGQYVAFGGLAVGYLAWRGLDRRGIVSYLGVRVPSLKEIGIVLGSWVVILILVLVVSTIVQLLGTETAANQSAELAMGNPAIIPLFVAASFLVIGPCEEILYRGVVQGRLRESLPAAPSILLSAAIFATIHVMALTGGLSARLTTVAILFVPSLVFGAVYEYTENLVVPALLHGLHNAVIFTVLYVTVTQMDPSDLPAILGVVPL; encoded by the coding sequence ATGACAGATCCCTCCAGCCGCGACGCGTCCCCGGACGGCGGGGTTCACGACGAGTTCGACGACGTCGACCCCGACCCCGTCGCCGACGACGCGGGCGGCCCGGGGAACGCCGGCGGGTCGCCGGCCGTCGCGGTCGCGACCGCCCTGCTTCTCGGCGTCCTCGGCCCCGTGATCGCGCTCGCGAGCGGCGTCGCGGTCTTCGCGATCGACGCCGCGGCCGGCGGGCTCTCGCTGGTCGCGAGCGTCGTGCTCACCCTGATACTCGGCCAGTACGTTGCCTTCGGCGGGCTCGCGGTGGGGTACCTCGCGTGGCGCGGCCTCGACCGGCGCGGGATCGTCTCGTACCTCGGCGTCCGGGTGCCGAGCCTCAAGGAGATCGGGATCGTCCTCGGCAGCTGGGTCGTGATCCTGATCTTGGTCCTCGTGGTCTCGACTATCGTCCAGCTGCTCGGGACGGAGACCGCGGCGAACCAGAGCGCGGAGCTGGCGATGGGGAACCCGGCGATCATCCCGCTGTTCGTCGCCGCGTCGTTCCTCGTCATCGGCCCCTGCGAGGAGATCCTCTACCGCGGCGTCGTCCAGGGGCGGCTCCGCGAGTCGCTGCCGGCGGCGCCGTCGATCCTGCTCTCGGCCGCCATCTTCGCGACCATCCACGTGATGGCGCTGACCGGCGGCCTCTCCGCCCGGCTCACGACCGTCGCCATCCTGTTCGTGCCGAGCCTCGTGTTCGGCGCGGTGTACGAGTACACGGAGAACCTCGTGGTCCCGGCGCTGCTCCACGGCCTCCACAACGCCGTGATCTTCACCGTCCTCTACGTCACGGTCACGCAGATGGATCCGAGCGACCTGCCGGCGATCCTCGGCGTCGTGCCCCTCTGA
- a CDS encoding HAD family hydrolase: protein MSAVDSRLAGYDAVVYDLDGTLVELAVDWDAVAESVLDVYAERALIPPTEELWGLLGAADDYGIRAAVEEAIALHERAGARESTRLPLGDRLAADGPEGEVGSPPSAGVCSLNCEEACRIAVETHGLGDAIAGDAIVGRDTVGSHKPDPASLLAAIDRLGAAPEDSLFVGDSRRDAVAAERGGVDFAWAADLLAE, encoded by the coding sequence GTGAGCGCGGTCGACTCGCGGCTCGCCGGCTACGACGCGGTCGTCTACGACCTCGACGGCACGCTCGTCGAGCTCGCGGTCGACTGGGACGCGGTCGCGGAGTCGGTCCTCGACGTGTACGCCGAGCGCGCGCTGATCCCCCCGACCGAGGAGCTGTGGGGGTTACTCGGTGCGGCCGACGACTACGGGATCCGGGCGGCCGTCGAGGAGGCGATCGCGCTCCACGAGCGCGCCGGCGCCCGCGAGTCGACCCGGCTCCCGCTCGGCGACCGGCTCGCGGCCGACGGCCCGGAGGGCGAGGTCGGCTCGCCGCCCAGCGCCGGCGTCTGCTCGCTCAACTGCGAGGAGGCGTGTCGGATCGCGGTCGAGACGCACGGCCTCGGCGACGCGATCGCCGGGGACGCCATCGTCGGCCGCGACACCGTCGGGAGCCACAAGCCGGACCCGGCGTCGCTGCTCGCGGCGATCGACCGGCTCGGCGCCGCCCCCGAGGACTCGCTGTTCGTCGGCGACTCGCGGCGGGACGCGGTCGCCGCCGAGCGGGGCGGCGTCGACTTCGCGTGGGCCGCGGACTTACTCGCCGAGTAG
- a CDS encoding zinc ribbon domain-containing protein: MSSDRLRCVECREPIPADARICPHCRTIQPSPLLDVGVVVAGVFALLFGVVLTVMTVGTSRLFGFVLLVVGFGLAVGGYTRYLDRQAASRAR; this comes from the coding sequence GTGTCGAGCGACCGCCTCCGCTGCGTCGAGTGCCGCGAGCCGATCCCGGCCGACGCGCGGATCTGCCCCCACTGCCGGACCATCCAGCCCTCCCCGCTGCTGGACGTTGGCGTCGTCGTCGCCGGCGTGTTCGCGCTGCTGTTCGGCGTCGTCCTGACCGTGATGACCGTCGGGACCAGCCGCCTCTTCGGGTTCGTCCTGCTCGTCGTCGGCTTCGGGCTGGCGGTCGGCGGCTACACGCGCTACCTCGACCGGCAGGCCGCGAGCCGGGCGCGGTGA
- a CDS encoding hybrid sensor histidine kinase/response regulator gives MPGAIDVLHVDDDPSVLDLTEAYFERELDAVSVTSVTDPEDALDRLDEGAFDCVVSDYDMPAMDGLEFFDALRERHQKIPFVLYTGKGSEEIASQALNAGVTGYFQKGGPEQLRRLANRVDQAVEEHRTKEIADRYSTVIEALGYPVYVVDDTGVFRFVNEPFAELTGYDREEIIGETPGFIKDDDAVQEAEDRLGTILSSDGPDVQHFGVDIVPKEGEPIPCRDHMAALPYEGESFDGSVGILRDVSDERERREELETKTRALDEAPVGITITDPEQEDNPMVYVNDRFVEMTGYDREESIGVNCRFLQGPDTEEASVQELREAIDAEESTSVELLNYRKDGTEFWNRVSIAPISDADGTVTHWVGFQEDITEFKEREAALERQNDRLDSFASIVSHDLRNPLNVAQGRVQLAREMSDDAENLDAALDALERMESIVERTLTLAREGETVGDPEHVDLADVVADSWSTVDTADATLSVETEREVLADPDRLRNLFENLMRNAVDHVGGDVSIRVGDLSDGFYVEDDGPGIDSAVADSLFEPGESGASGNTGFGLAIVQEIATAHGWTVDATTGADGGARFEVRGVDKRTPATA, from the coding sequence ATGCCCGGAGCGATCGACGTGCTACACGTCGACGACGACCCCTCGGTCCTCGACCTCACGGAGGCGTACTTCGAGCGCGAGCTCGACGCGGTCTCGGTGACGAGCGTGACCGACCCGGAGGACGCGTTAGACCGGCTCGACGAGGGCGCCTTCGACTGCGTCGTCAGCGACTACGACATGCCCGCGATGGACGGGCTGGAGTTCTTCGACGCGCTCCGCGAGCGCCACCAGAAGATCCCCTTCGTGCTGTACACCGGGAAGGGGAGCGAAGAGATCGCGAGCCAGGCGCTCAACGCCGGCGTCACCGGCTACTTCCAGAAGGGCGGCCCCGAGCAGCTCCGCCGGCTCGCGAACCGCGTCGACCAGGCGGTCGAGGAGCACCGGACGAAGGAGATCGCCGACCGCTACTCGACGGTCATCGAGGCGCTCGGCTACCCGGTCTACGTCGTCGACGACACCGGCGTCTTCCGGTTCGTCAACGAGCCGTTCGCCGAGCTGACCGGCTACGACCGCGAGGAGATCATCGGCGAGACGCCCGGGTTCATCAAGGACGACGACGCGGTCCAGGAGGCGGAAGACCGGCTCGGAACGATCCTCTCGTCCGACGGGCCCGACGTCCAGCACTTCGGCGTCGACATCGTCCCCAAGGAGGGCGAGCCGATCCCCTGCCGGGACCACATGGCGGCGCTCCCGTACGAGGGCGAGTCGTTCGACGGCAGCGTCGGCATCCTCCGCGACGTGTCCGACGAGCGCGAGCGCCGCGAGGAGCTGGAGACGAAGACCCGCGCGCTCGACGAGGCGCCCGTCGGGATCACCATCACGGACCCCGAACAGGAGGACAACCCGATGGTGTACGTCAACGACCGCTTCGTCGAGATGACGGGGTACGACCGCGAGGAGTCGATCGGGGTCAACTGCCGGTTCCTCCAGGGGCCGGACACCGAGGAGGCGTCGGTACAGGAGCTCCGCGAGGCGATCGACGCCGAGGAGTCGACGAGCGTCGAGCTGTTGAACTACCGGAAGGACGGGACGGAGTTCTGGAACCGCGTGAGCATCGCCCCGATCAGCGACGCGGACGGCACCGTGACGCACTGGGTGGGCTTCCAGGAGGACATCACGGAGTTCAAGGAGCGCGAGGCGGCGCTCGAACGGCAGAACGACCGGCTCGACTCCTTCGCGAGCATCGTCTCGCACGACCTGCGGAACCCCCTCAACGTCGCGCAGGGCCGCGTCCAACTAGCCCGCGAGATGTCGGACGACGCCGAGAACCTCGACGCCGCGCTCGACGCGCTCGAACGGATGGAGTCGATCGTCGAGCGCACGCTCACCCTCGCGCGGGAGGGCGAGACGGTCGGCGACCCGGAACACGTCGACCTCGCGGACGTCGTCGCCGACAGCTGGTCGACCGTCGACACCGCCGACGCGACGCTCTCCGTCGAGACGGAGCGCGAGGTGCTCGCCGACCCCGACCGGCTCCGGAACCTCTTCGAGAACCTGATGCGCAACGCGGTCGACCACGTCGGCGGGGACGTCTCGATCCGCGTCGGCGACCTCTCCGACGGCTTCTACGTCGAGGACGACGGGCCGGGGATCGACTCCGCCGTCGCCGACTCCCTCTTCGAGCCCGGCGAGAGCGGCGCCTCCGGCAACACCGGGTTCGGGCTCGCGATCGTCCAGGAGATCGCCACCGCGCACGGCTGGACCGTCGACGCGACGACCGGTGCGGACGGCGGCGCGCGGTTCGAGGTCCGCGGGGTCGACAAGCGGACGCCCGCGACGGCCTGA
- a CDS encoding MFS transporter: MGSLTDIAETDRRVIVLALARMVGAAGNSFLIVVLPLYITSDVVDIEGLLGAEIGVGAAAVTLTEPLLIGIVLSLFGFLNSLSQPFTGRLSDRVGRRRPFVLAGILLLGTASGLYTVATSYPVLVALRAVQGLGAALIIPATVALVNEYAASDTDRGGNFGVYNTFRLIGFGFGPVLAGAVVEAGPYDLSAVGLPVLDGFDAAFVAACAGAYLSFTLVFLLVRDADVEGEAGDDVSIRVRGEDRLLDPVFTLGLATVAMGACIALFATLQNQVNVRLDQAPVWFGAQFAAVTIANVIFQVPVGRASDRIGRRPFLLAGFVLLVPTTLLQGIVTEPALMMLVRLGQGVAVACVFAPSLALAGDLAREGESGTTLSVLTMGFGFGVALGPLASGWLYGFGFVVPFAVGAAAAALGLVAVFTQVEETLDVGDEPSAAPGAD, from the coding sequence ATGGGGTCGCTCACCGACATCGCCGAGACCGACCGGCGCGTGATCGTGCTGGCGCTCGCGCGGATGGTCGGCGCGGCCGGGAACTCCTTCCTCATCGTCGTCCTCCCGCTGTACATCACGAGCGACGTGGTCGACATCGAGGGGCTCCTCGGCGCGGAGATCGGGGTCGGCGCGGCCGCGGTCACGCTGACCGAGCCGCTGCTCATCGGGATCGTCCTCTCGCTTTTCGGCTTCCTCAACAGCCTCTCGCAGCCGTTCACCGGGCGGCTGTCCGACCGGGTCGGCAGGCGACGGCCCTTCGTCCTCGCCGGCATCCTCCTCCTCGGGACCGCGAGCGGGCTGTACACGGTCGCGACGAGCTACCCGGTGCTGGTCGCGCTGCGCGCGGTCCAGGGGCTCGGCGCGGCGCTCATCATCCCCGCGACGGTCGCGCTGGTCAACGAGTACGCCGCGAGCGACACCGACCGCGGCGGGAACTTCGGCGTGTACAACACCTTCCGTCTCATCGGCTTCGGCTTCGGGCCGGTCCTCGCGGGCGCGGTCGTCGAGGCCGGGCCGTACGACCTCTCGGCGGTCGGGCTCCCGGTCCTCGACGGGTTCGACGCGGCGTTCGTCGCGGCCTGCGCCGGGGCGTACCTCAGCTTCACGCTCGTGTTCCTGCTCGTCCGCGACGCCGACGTGGAGGGCGAGGCGGGCGACGACGTGTCGATCCGGGTCCGCGGCGAGGACCGCCTGCTCGACCCCGTGTTCACGCTGGGGCTCGCGACCGTCGCCATGGGCGCCTGTATCGCGCTGTTCGCGACCCTCCAGAACCAGGTGAACGTCCGCTTGGACCAGGCGCCGGTCTGGTTTGGCGCCCAGTTCGCGGCGGTGACGATCGCCAACGTGATCTTCCAGGTCCCGGTGGGGCGCGCCAGCGACCGGATCGGCCGCCGGCCGTTCCTGCTCGCCGGGTTCGTCCTCCTCGTCCCGACCACGCTCCTCCAGGGGATCGTGACGGAGCCGGCGCTGATGATGCTCGTCCGGCTCGGGCAGGGGGTCGCGGTCGCGTGCGTGTTCGCCCCGTCGCTCGCTCTCGCCGGAGACCTCGCGCGCGAGGGCGAGTCGGGGACCACCCTCTCCGTGCTCACCATGGGATTCGGCTTCGGCGTCGCCTTGGGCCCCCTCGCCTCCGGCTGGCTCTACGGCTTCGGCTTCGTCGTCCCCTTTGCGGTCGGGGCCGCGGCCGCCGCGCTCGGCCTCGTCGCGGTGTTCACGCAGGTCGAGGAGACGCTCGACGTCGGCGACGAGCCGAGCGCGGCGCCGGGCGCGGACTGA
- a CDS encoding Y-family DNA polymerase: MTGGTPVAGETLPGAGDDGDDGADRVVCHVDMDCFYASCERLRRPELAGEPVVVGMGYEPGESIGAVATASYEARAFGVDSAMPISEALELLPRRADADPDNPDAPDPAETGRYVPVDLDFYEEVASEVKAVLRDCADTRREVSIDEAYLDVTDRTSWAVAGDDPDDPPPSGAAGPSEARTLAEGYARHVKDRIEREAGVPASVGVAPNMSAAKVASDADKPDGLVVVPPGSVAEFLAPLPTADVHGVGPVTEETLADLGIETAGDLAAADRDRLAEALGERGPELSRRAAGDDDREVTPTGLPKSLSRESALPTTADEATKRETVTALAADVARRARERGCLYRTIGIKAVEPPFDVNTRARSLPGPVDDPDLVEEVALDLLGEFDETRVRKLGVRVSKLDFAETDQATLGGFEAAGDDGDRERRSGRERRGDSERQRSGERGGAGDGGKLTDWVDGPPDRGDGEEPAAERERRDADEGQASLGDWG, from the coding sequence ATGACCGGCGGGACGCCCGTCGCCGGGGAGACGCTCCCGGGCGCCGGCGACGACGGGGACGACGGCGCGGACCGCGTCGTCTGTCACGTCGACATGGACTGCTTTTACGCCTCCTGCGAGCGGCTGCGGCGCCCCGAACTCGCGGGCGAGCCCGTCGTGGTCGGAATGGGGTACGAGCCGGGCGAGTCGATCGGCGCGGTCGCGACCGCGAGCTACGAGGCCCGCGCGTTCGGCGTCGACAGCGCCATGCCGATCTCGGAGGCGCTAGAGCTACTCCCTCGTCGCGCCGACGCGGACCCCGACAACCCGGACGCGCCGGACCCGGCCGAGACCGGCCGGTACGTCCCCGTCGACCTCGACTTCTACGAGGAGGTCGCGAGCGAGGTGAAGGCGGTGCTCCGCGACTGCGCCGACACCCGCCGCGAGGTGAGCATCGACGAGGCGTACCTCGACGTCACCGACCGGACCTCGTGGGCGGTCGCGGGCGACGACCCCGACGACCCGCCGCCGAGCGGCGCCGCGGGGCCGAGCGAGGCGCGGACGCTCGCCGAGGGGTACGCCCGCCACGTGAAAGACCGGATCGAGCGCGAGGCGGGCGTGCCGGCGAGCGTCGGCGTCGCGCCGAACATGTCGGCCGCGAAGGTCGCCAGCGACGCCGACAAGCCCGACGGCCTCGTCGTCGTGCCGCCGGGCTCGGTCGCCGAGTTCCTCGCGCCGCTGCCGACGGCCGACGTCCACGGCGTCGGCCCCGTGACCGAGGAGACGCTGGCGGACCTCGGCATCGAGACCGCGGGCGACCTCGCGGCGGCCGACCGCGACCGCCTCGCCGAGGCGCTGGGCGAGCGCGGCCCGGAGCTCTCCCGGCGCGCCGCGGGCGACGACGACCGCGAGGTGACGCCGACCGGCCTCCCGAAGAGCCTCTCCCGCGAGTCGGCGCTGCCGACGACCGCCGACGAGGCGACGAAGCGCGAGACCGTGACGGCGCTCGCCGCGGACGTGGCCCGCCGCGCCCGCGAGCGCGGCTGCCTCTACCGCACCATCGGGATCAAGGCGGTCGAGCCCCCCTTCGACGTGAACACCCGCGCCCGGAGCCTCCCCGGCCCGGTCGACGACCCGGACCTCGTCGAGGAGGTGGCGCTCGACCTCCTCGGCGAGTTCGACGAGACCCGGGTCCGCAAGCTGGGCGTCCGCGTCTCCAAGCTCGACTTCGCGGAGACGGACCAGGCGACGCTCGGCGGGTTCGAGGCGGCGGGGGACGACGGCGATCGCGAGCGACGGAGCGGCCGCGAGCGCCGGGGCGACTCCGAGCGACAGCGCAGCGGCGAGCGCGGCGGGGCGGGCGACGGCGGCAAGCTCACCGACTGGGTCGACGGCCCGCCGGACCGGGGCGACGGGGAGGAGCCGGCCGCCGAGCGCGAGCGCCGAGACGCCGACGAGGGGCAGGCGTCGCTCGGCGACTGGGGCTGA
- a CDS encoding phosphate ABC transporter permease, producing MLTPLNGGLVLAGLALAFVGAAVSVYAVTLTGLLVGAGAGYLFAPNVVGLIAVDGAVLTAGTVAVGGLLGGFLAYAGLSFAVLGIGAVVGGFAGRFAVGPFYAADAAGLEGTALLVGATLAGVAVGALFGFVLTRTTLVVSTALIGAAFASRSLTPASFETAAAETTVQPLLFDLSAPAFLAVFVLGTLSQLGLFRFGYVTKLVGLLPGARRWTADDDRDGGAKGA from the coding sequence ATGCTCACCCCACTCAACGGCGGCCTGGTCCTCGCGGGGCTGGCGCTCGCGTTCGTCGGCGCGGCGGTCTCCGTCTACGCGGTGACGCTGACGGGACTGCTCGTCGGCGCCGGCGCCGGCTACCTGTTCGCGCCGAACGTGGTCGGCCTGATCGCGGTCGACGGCGCGGTCCTGACCGCCGGCACGGTCGCGGTCGGCGGCCTCCTCGGCGGCTTTCTCGCGTACGCCGGGCTCTCGTTCGCGGTGCTGGGGATCGGCGCCGTGGTCGGCGGGTTCGCCGGGCGGTTCGCGGTCGGCCCGTTCTACGCGGCCGACGCGGCCGGGCTCGAGGGGACGGCGCTGCTCGTCGGCGCGACCTTGGCGGGCGTCGCGGTCGGCGCGCTGTTCGGGTTCGTCCTCACGCGCACGACGCTCGTCGTCTCGACCGCGCTCATCGGCGCGGCGTTCGCCTCCCGCTCGCTCACGCCCGCGAGCTTCGAGACGGCCGCCGCGGAGACGACCGTCCAGCCGCTCCTCTTCGACCTCTCCGCGCCCGCGTTCCTCGCGGTGTTCGTCCTCGGGACGCTCTCGCAGCTGGGGCTGTTCCGGTTCGGCTACGTGACGAAGCTGGTCGGGCTGTTGCCCGGCGCGCGCCGGTGGACGGCGGACGACGACCGCGACGGCGGCGCGAAGGGCGCGTAA
- a CDS encoding DUF5822 domain-containing protein: MQPVERAEYEGVDYAWVMQTTFVVTILVGAPVVALLSTTVALESWGARAAFAVRVGAPIWFVTAVAVAVYARRNDAGDGGAADDGAEREEGGEDGEPDEGSEDADPEERGEDDETG, encoded by the coding sequence GTGCAACCAGTCGAGCGGGCCGAGTACGAGGGGGTCGACTACGCGTGGGTGATGCAGACGACGTTCGTCGTCACCATCCTCGTCGGCGCCCCCGTCGTGGCCCTGCTGTCGACGACCGTCGCGCTGGAGTCGTGGGGCGCGCGGGCCGCGTTCGCGGTCCGGGTCGGCGCCCCCATCTGGTTCGTCACCGCGGTCGCCGTCGCGGTGTACGCGAGGCGGAACGACGCCGGCGACGGCGGCGCAGCCGACGACGGCGCCGAGCGCGAGGAAGGCGGTGAGGACGGCGAGCCCGACGAAGGCAGTGAGGATGCAGATCCCGAAGAACGCGGAGAGGACGACGAGACGGGGTGA
- the panB gene encoding 3-methyl-2-oxobutanoate hydroxymethyltransferase codes for MTTTRGLRDAEDPITMLTAYDAPTAAIVDEAGIDVVLVGDSMGNAALGYDSTLPVTFDEVASRTAAVARATDDALVVADMPFLSFGVDEAESVRNAGRLLKEANADAVKIESGPHTVETTRRMTEVGIPVMAHLGLTPQHVNRLGGYTRQGTEQDAAEEIIELAGEHADAGAFALVLEHVPANLAGAVTEALDIPTIGIGAGADCDGQVLVINDAVGLGEWSPPFAKQFGDVRGEMVDAVEAYREAVTSGEFPAEEHSHVESELEDLY; via the coding sequence ATGACCACGACGCGGGGACTCCGGGACGCCGAGGATCCGATCACGATGCTCACCGCCTACGACGCCCCGACGGCGGCGATCGTCGACGAGGCCGGGATCGACGTCGTCCTCGTCGGCGACAGCATGGGCAACGCCGCCCTGGGCTACGACTCCACGCTCCCCGTGACGTTCGACGAGGTCGCGAGCCGCACCGCGGCGGTGGCGCGCGCGACCGACGACGCCCTCGTCGTCGCCGACATGCCGTTCCTCTCCTTCGGCGTCGACGAGGCAGAGTCCGTGCGCAACGCCGGCCGCCTGCTGAAGGAGGCGAACGCGGACGCGGTGAAGATCGAGAGCGGTCCCCACACCGTCGAAACGACGCGCCGGATGACTGAGGTCGGGATCCCGGTGATGGCGCACCTCGGCTTGACCCCCCAGCACGTGAACCGGCTCGGCGGGTACACCCGGCAGGGCACCGAGCAGGACGCCGCCGAGGAGATAATCGAGCTGGCGGGCGAGCACGCCGACGCGGGGGCGTTCGCGCTCGTGCTCGAACACGTCCCCGCGAACCTCGCCGGCGCGGTGACCGAGGCGCTCGACATCCCGACGATCGGCATCGGCGCGGGCGCCGACTGCGACGGGCAGGTGCTGGTGATCAACGACGCGGTCGGCCTCGGGGAGTGGTCGCCGCCGTTCGCGAAGCAGTTCGGCGACGTGCGCGGGGAGATGGTCGACGCCGTCGAGGCGTACCGGGAGGCCGTGACGAGCGGCGAGTTCCCGGCCGAGGAACACTCGCACGTCGAGTCCGAGCTGGAAGACCTGTACTGA